One region of Streptomyces sp. NBC_00442 genomic DNA includes:
- a CDS encoding helix-turn-helix transcriptional regulator, with the protein MTEPTTLPTSPPPRAVERTTIGATARSQLAHGGGVLLTGPAGIGRTTLVSQLVAELRGRGHRILRCSPSPADEHTPYLGLIDLLADLGDHAFAALAPHERAVLDRALLRSAEPARDEPGARNGTAGGRDALVLRIAVRKVLALLCGAGPLLLVVDDAQWLDRPTADILTHLARRADPGMSVLATVRSGEGPESFAAGLGDRGGVLDLCPRPARRIPVPPMTAHEVAELLERHDQPSWPGRLVARLHEASGGNPRAALELSSALDERVRLEGAELPDPAEPLPVPHSLRRPILDRIGALPDRARRTLVVAGVAVRPTVQLLRRAGRTHAPCDLDACVRQGLIGGLAASDHATIRFLDPLTPMVLRAETPYEQVLDAHRALADASDDPVERAHHIARLAAGPDPVVAGRLAAAATAARRRGAPGTAARLGRLAAEYTPAGQTDVDIDRRLTAAQDAIEAGDLGFARQLAHEVLGDARRAADRVSAWNVVIDSCGQAMAEISDVFPEALRDAAGDPGLLAQLHYRMSWRAWMVGGSAARAHVHAVRAAGLAARTGDRRTELMALTQRAALELFLGLPQAEATLAAALAAPHDTHAMTHHNGPLYLKHRFHLVRDELDEARSELRTLVYRLRQRGSADSLSQCLIGLAQVEIERGRCRPALTIARQSLRITEEAGLSQGPAWYAVALAETAGGSLSRALAAAEAAERHSEDDNDRLFLPRALHAAGRIALFAGQYERAAELLRRTGELETAQGQQDPATRRWHADLAEALAAVGAPDEAEAVLLAGRRKAAQLGRPGVLATLDRAEAAIDVARGRPARAAGTLEHAATRLRTIGYPLEEARTRVALGRVRRLLGDEPAARAAFSGALRVFTMADARPWVATTRAERDRAEDGRTRVPEGGSWSDHLTSTERSVVTRVAQGATNREIAAGLVVSVKTVEAALTRAYRKLGAKSRVDITRMVMAQPTA; encoded by the coding sequence ATGACCGAGCCGACCACCCTGCCGACGAGCCCCCCGCCGCGCGCCGTCGAGCGCACCACCATCGGTGCGACCGCGCGCTCCCAACTGGCGCACGGCGGTGGTGTCCTGCTGACGGGCCCGGCCGGCATCGGCAGGACCACGCTGGTGTCGCAGCTCGTCGCGGAGCTGCGCGGCCGCGGCCACCGGATCCTGCGCTGCTCGCCCTCCCCCGCCGACGAGCACACCCCGTACCTCGGACTCATCGACCTCCTGGCCGACCTCGGCGACCATGCCTTCGCCGCTCTGGCCCCGCACGAACGGGCGGTCCTGGACAGGGCGCTCCTGCGCAGCGCGGAGCCCGCGCGCGACGAACCGGGGGCGCGGAACGGTACAGCGGGCGGGCGTGACGCGCTCGTCCTGCGGATCGCCGTCCGCAAGGTCCTCGCCCTGCTGTGCGGCGCCGGCCCGCTCCTCCTGGTCGTGGACGACGCCCAGTGGCTCGACCGGCCCACCGCGGACATCCTCACCCACCTTGCCCGCAGGGCCGATCCGGGCATGTCGGTCCTGGCCACCGTGCGCTCCGGCGAGGGTCCCGAATCCTTCGCGGCCGGCCTGGGCGACCGCGGCGGCGTACTGGACCTGTGTCCGCGGCCGGCCCGCCGGATCCCCGTGCCGCCCATGACCGCCCACGAGGTGGCTGAGCTCCTTGAGCGGCACGATCAGCCCTCCTGGCCCGGCCGGCTCGTCGCGCGCCTGCACGAGGCGAGCGGCGGCAACCCCCGCGCCGCCCTGGAACTCAGCTCCGCCCTCGACGAGCGCGTACGCCTTGAGGGTGCGGAGCTGCCCGACCCCGCCGAGCCCCTGCCCGTCCCGCACTCCTTGCGCCGGCCGATCCTGGACCGGATCGGAGCGCTGCCCGACCGGGCCCGCCGCACCCTGGTCGTCGCGGGCGTCGCCGTGCGCCCCACGGTGCAGCTGCTGCGGCGCGCGGGCCGCACGCACGCCCCGTGCGACCTGGACGCCTGCGTACGGCAGGGGCTCATCGGCGGCCTCGCCGCCTCGGACCACGCGACCATCAGGTTCCTGGATCCGCTGACGCCGATGGTGCTGCGGGCCGAAACGCCGTACGAGCAGGTGCTGGACGCCCATCGGGCGCTGGCCGATGCCTCCGACGACCCCGTCGAGCGTGCCCACCACATCGCCCGGCTCGCCGCGGGCCCCGACCCGGTCGTGGCGGGCCGTCTGGCCGCCGCGGCCACGGCGGCGCGGCGCCGCGGCGCCCCCGGGACGGCGGCGAGACTGGGCCGCCTGGCCGCCGAGTACACACCCGCGGGACAGACGGACGTCGACATCGACCGCAGGCTCACCGCGGCGCAGGACGCCATCGAAGCCGGCGACCTCGGCTTCGCCCGGCAGCTCGCGCACGAGGTACTGGGCGACGCCCGGCGGGCCGCCGACCGCGTCAGCGCCTGGAACGTGGTGATCGACTCGTGCGGGCAGGCAATGGCCGAGATCTCCGACGTCTTCCCCGAGGCACTGCGCGACGCCGCGGGAGACCCCGGGCTGCTGGCCCAGCTGCACTACCGGATGAGCTGGCGGGCGTGGATGGTCGGCGGCTCCGCCGCACGCGCCCACGTCCACGCCGTGCGCGCCGCGGGCCTCGCCGCACGGACCGGCGACCGGCGCACCGAGCTCATGGCGCTGACCCAGCGGGCCGCGCTGGAACTCTTCCTCGGGCTCCCGCAGGCGGAAGCGACACTGGCGGCCGCGCTCGCCGCACCGCACGACACGCACGCCATGACGCATCACAACGGGCCGCTCTACCTCAAGCACCGATTCCATCTGGTCCGCGACGAGTTGGACGAGGCGAGAAGCGAACTGCGCACCTTGGTGTACCGGCTGCGCCAGCGGGGCTCCGCGGACAGTCTGAGTCAGTGCCTCATCGGTCTCGCGCAGGTCGAGATCGAGCGCGGACGATGTCGGCCCGCCCTCACCATCGCCCGGCAGAGCCTGCGGATCACCGAAGAGGCGGGCCTGAGCCAGGGGCCCGCCTGGTACGCGGTCGCGCTCGCCGAGACGGCCGGCGGCAGCCTGAGCCGGGCCCTCGCCGCGGCCGAGGCGGCGGAACGGCACAGCGAGGACGACAACGACCGGCTCTTCCTGCCGCGTGCCCTGCACGCCGCCGGAAGGATCGCACTGTTCGCGGGACAGTACGAGCGGGCCGCCGAACTCCTGCGGCGGACAGGCGAGTTGGAGACCGCGCAGGGGCAGCAGGACCCGGCGACCCGGCGGTGGCACGCCGACCTCGCGGAGGCTCTGGCGGCCGTCGGCGCACCGGACGAGGCGGAGGCCGTCCTCCTGGCGGGACGCCGCAAGGCCGCACAGCTGGGCCGGCCCGGCGTCCTTGCCACCCTGGACCGGGCGGAGGCGGCCATCGATGTGGCACGCGGCCGGCCCGCCCGCGCGGCAGGCACGTTGGAACACGCGGCGACCCGCCTGCGCACCATCGGGTATCCCCTGGAGGAGGCCCGCACCAGGGTCGCCCTGGGCCGGGTCCGGCGCCTGCTCGGCGACGAACCCGCCGCCCGCGCCGCCTTCTCCGGCGCGCTGCGCGTCTTCACGATGGCCGACGCACGGCCCTGGGTCGCGACGACACGGGCCGAGCGCGACCGCGCGGAGGACGGCAGAACCCGCGTCCCCGAGGGCGGCTCCTGGTCGGACCACCTCACGTCGACCGAGCGCAGTGTCGTGACCCGTGTCGCCCAGGGCGCCACCAACCGGGAGATCGCGGCCGGTCTCGTCGTCAGTGTGAAGACGGTGGAGGCGGCCCTCACCCGCGCCTACCGCAAGCTGGGCGCCAAGTCGCGTGTGGACATCACCCGCATGGTGATGGCACAGCCCACGGCTTAG
- a CDS encoding M4 family metallopeptidase, with amino-acid sequence MEIRRAGRLLTAALACVSVSAIALPAATAAPVPRPAPTPAGPGAFAAAPYTADPAPAVRSRVVDAAQKALAAHAGAAHKADGDAFTVRNLVVDHDGSAAVRFDRTYKGLPAYGGDVIVHLKKDGAYQSLATGSQTSGAVSTEPQLAASSAVKVSRAAFRGSVGSVSDAHLAVQMQGADATLVWETVVSGERPDRTPSRLHVLVDARTGKVVRTSDEVSTFAAEGAANGGVTSKVGAAAQAAAPTVAGTGQSIYSGRVSLDVTQSGSGYSMQDPSHGSGYTTNLNHATSGTGSVFTSSSGTFGNGSTSDPASAGADAHYGAAETFDYYKNVQGRNGIFGDGRGVPSRTHYGNAYVNAFWDGTQMTYGDGQSNARPLVELDVAGHEMSHGVSGALTGWDETGETGGMNEGTSDIFGTMVEFYANNPVDKPDYTMGELININGDNKPLRYMYNPSLDGSSPNCWNSGNGSLDPHYSMGPLNHWFFLAAVGSGDHGYGNSPTCNSSTVTGIGNDKAAKIWYKALASYANSSENYHQARTDSLKAAADLYGTHCAEYNTIDAAWAAVSVTGADPVPGSCTSQPGAPSVTNPGSQSGTVGTAASLQIQASDPGGETLTYSATGLPAGLSINASTGLVTGTPTTAGTSSVTVTAKNTDNATGTASFTWTISGGGNPPQGCGTIPAWSASSSYVPGDQVAYNGHKWSSQWYSTGAEPGAAGSWAVWKDAGAC; translated from the coding sequence ATGGAGATACGAAGAGCCGGGAGACTCTTGACGGCCGCGCTGGCCTGCGTGTCCGTGTCCGCGATCGCCCTGCCCGCCGCCACCGCGGCGCCCGTACCGCGGCCCGCGCCCACGCCCGCCGGCCCCGGGGCCTTCGCCGCGGCTCCCTACACCGCCGACCCGGCGCCCGCCGTCCGCAGCCGCGTCGTGGACGCCGCGCAGAAGGCGCTCGCGGCCCACGCCGGGGCCGCCCACAAGGCCGACGGGGACGCGTTCACGGTCCGCAACCTGGTGGTCGACCACGACGGTTCCGCAGCCGTCCGCTTCGACCGCACGTACAAGGGGCTTCCCGCGTACGGCGGCGACGTCATCGTGCATCTGAAGAAGGACGGCGCGTACCAGTCGCTCGCCACCGGCTCGCAGACCTCGGGGGCGGTCTCCACCGAGCCCCAACTGGCCGCGTCCAGCGCCGTGAAGGTGTCCAGGGCCGCGTTCAGGGGCAGCGTCGGTTCCGTGTCCGACGCACACCTGGCGGTCCAGATGCAGGGCGCCGACGCCACCCTGGTCTGGGAAACCGTGGTCAGCGGCGAACGCCCGGACCGCACACCGAGCCGCCTGCACGTTTTGGTGGACGCCCGTACCGGCAAGGTCGTACGGACCAGTGACGAGGTGAGCACGTTCGCGGCCGAGGGGGCAGCGAACGGCGGCGTCACCTCGAAGGTCGGTGCGGCGGCGCAGGCCGCCGCACCGACGGTCGCCGGCACCGGCCAGTCGATCTACAGCGGCCGCGTCTCCCTCGACGTCACCCAGAGCGGCAGCGGCTACTCGATGCAGGACCCCTCGCACGGCAGCGGCTACACGACCAACCTCAACCACGCCACCAGCGGCACCGGTTCGGTCTTCACCAGTTCGAGCGGCACCTTCGGCAACGGCTCCACCAGCGACCCCGCGTCGGCCGGCGCGGACGCGCACTACGGCGCGGCTGAGACGTTCGACTACTACAAGAACGTGCAGGGACGCAACGGCATCTTCGGCGACGGCCGGGGCGTTCCGTCGCGGACGCACTACGGCAACGCGTACGTGAACGCGTTCTGGGACGGCACGCAGATGACGTACGGCGACGGGCAGAGCAACGCGCGTCCGCTGGTCGAACTCGACGTCGCGGGACACGAGATGAGCCACGGCGTGAGCGGCGCCCTCACCGGCTGGGACGAGACCGGCGAGACCGGCGGCATGAACGAGGGCACCAGCGACATCTTCGGCACGATGGTCGAGTTCTACGCCAACAACCCGGTCGACAAGCCCGACTACACCATGGGCGAGCTCATCAACATCAACGGCGACAACAAGCCGCTGCGCTACATGTACAACCCGTCGCTCGACGGCTCGTCGCCCAACTGCTGGAACAGCGGCAACGGCAGCCTCGACCCGCACTACTCGATGGGTCCGCTGAACCACTGGTTCTTCCTCGCGGCCGTCGGCAGCGGTGACCACGGTTACGGCAACAGCCCCACCTGCAACAGCTCCACGGTGACCGGCATCGGCAACGACAAGGCCGCCAAGATCTGGTACAAGGCGCTCGCTTCCTACGCCAACAGCAGTGAGAACTACCACCAGGCGCGGACCGACTCGCTGAAGGCCGCCGCCGATCTGTACGGCACGCACTGCGCCGAGTACAACACCATCGACGCCGCCTGGGCGGCGGTCAGCGTCACCGGCGCCGACCCCGTTCCCGGCAGCTGCACCAGCCAGCCGGGCGCGCCCTCGGTGACCAACCCGGGCAGTCAGAGCGGCACCGTCGGCACCGCGGCCTCCCTCCAGATCCAGGCGAGCGACCCCGGCGGCGAGACCCTCACCTACAGTGCGACCGGCCTGCCCGCCGGCCTGTCGATCAACGCCTCAACCGGGCTGGTCACCGGCACTCCGACCACCGCCGGCACCTCCTCCGTGACCGTCACGGCGAAGAACACCGACAACGCGACCGGCACGGCCTCCTTCACCTGGACCATCAGCGGCGGCGGCAACCCGCCGCAGGGCTGCGGCACCATCCCGGCCTGGAGCGCGAGCTCCAGTTACGTGCCGGGTGACCAGGTCGCGTACAACGGCCACAAGTGGTCCTCCCAGTGGTACTCGACCGGCGCCGAGCCGGGCGCGGCCGGATCCTGGGCGGTCTGGAAGGACGCGGGCGCCTGCTGA
- a CDS encoding GNAT family N-acetyltransferase, giving the protein MKIRVLDRAEHRGAFDLFRDSLHQPPVSDGDWAQLSPSLEPGGVRGAFNDGRLIAMHQSMPTRIVVPGGQPVPVSVQFRFAVGIGHTRKGAGTALMTQALRATPEPLALVRPSEGGIYGRFGFAVATRCRDVVVDRRRAVLTPDVPPGGHVGVPDQGEGTAVCRAVYERACSRPGGIGRWPWYEQLFTHELAAAGLFSRVVVHTGPDGPDGYVRYRVGGGGAAGARRTVLDVEEMHARTPGAWAGLWRYVLGIELVDEVRLRGRPLDEPVEWLFTDPRACRVTDVRDEVWLRVVDVLAALRARTYGVGDGVVIAVHDPLLPGNRGRYRVGSGEVRRTDDPAQLALSVSSLAALYLGAVRPSALAAAGGVRVLDAAALPAADRLFAAAREPWCGTYV; this is encoded by the coding sequence ATGAAGATACGTGTGCTGGATCGTGCCGAACACCGCGGCGCCTTCGACCTGTTCCGCGACAGCCTGCACCAGCCGCCCGTCTCCGACGGGGACTGGGCGCAGCTGTCGCCGTCCCTGGAGCCGGGGGGTGTACGGGGTGCGTTCAACGACGGGCGGCTGATCGCCATGCACCAGTCCATGCCCACGCGGATCGTCGTGCCGGGCGGTCAACCGGTGCCGGTCAGCGTGCAGTTCAGGTTCGCGGTCGGCATCGGGCACACCCGCAAGGGTGCGGGGACGGCGCTGATGACGCAGGCGCTGCGGGCGACGCCCGAGCCGCTAGCCCTGGTGCGGCCGAGCGAGGGCGGGATCTACGGCCGGTTCGGATTCGCGGTGGCGACCCGCTGCCGCGACGTGGTGGTCGACCGGCGCCGGGCCGTTCTCACGCCGGACGTACCGCCGGGCGGGCATGTCGGTGTGCCGGATCAGGGTGAGGGCACGGCAGTGTGCCGCGCGGTGTACGAGCGGGCGTGCTCCCGCCCCGGCGGCATCGGCAGATGGCCCTGGTACGAGCAGCTGTTCACCCACGAACTGGCCGCCGCCGGGCTGTTCTCGCGGGTCGTGGTCCACACCGGCCCCGACGGCCCGGACGGGTACGTGCGCTACCGGGTCGGCGGGGGCGGCGCGGCGGGGGCGCGGCGCACGGTGCTCGACGTGGAGGAGATGCACGCCCGTACCCCGGGGGCGTGGGCGGGACTGTGGCGATACGTCCTCGGTATCGAGCTGGTCGACGAGGTACGGCTGCGGGGGCGCCCGCTCGACGAGCCGGTCGAGTGGCTGTTCACGGATCCCCGGGCGTGCCGGGTCACCGATGTCCGCGACGAGGTGTGGCTGCGTGTTGTCGACGTACTGGCCGCCCTGCGGGCCCGCACGTACGGCGTCGGCGACGGCGTGGTGATCGCCGTCCACGACCCGCTGCTGCCCGGCAACCGCGGGCGGTACCGGGTGGGGAGCGGCGAGGTGCGCAGGACCGACGATCCTGCTCAACTCGCCCTGTCCGTCAGCTCGTTGGCCGCCCTCTATCTGGGCGCCGTGCGCCCTTCGGCGCTGGCGGCCGCGGGAGGCGTGAGGGTGCTCGACGCCGCGGCGCTGCCCGCCGCCGACCGGCTGTTCGCAGCGGCACGGGAGCCGTGGTGCGGCACCTACGTCTGA
- a CDS encoding DUF4232 domain-containing protein — MRTRPSFLPVLAVAGLLLTACGTEHTGTGSAGAPAPASGAVDDAGKDGARITSLTLPWRSPAPDGSASSPAADPAGTSGLPLDDPTKDSGIVATFAVTNTGTRSLTYSVAVTFMSGDGGAMAGGTATVRDVGPGKTVNGSVRAGHLPPSTPRITRAKVSRVTKVPAGEAPAAPGACPASGIRVSSDEGDAAMGLRIVGLHLDNCGTRDYTVEGYPLLELLDGDLKAVDGITILRGSGGITTGAGPDERPRRVTLKPGESAISSLVWRNTTEAGTPVNVPYVRVRAKTGAGPVVVTPDLDLGTTGQLGVKPWTRAKPAGAGAGRP; from the coding sequence ATGCGTACACGCCCTTCTTTCCTGCCTGTTCTCGCGGTGGCCGGCCTCCTGCTCACGGCCTGCGGGACGGAGCACACCGGCACCGGGAGCGCCGGCGCGCCCGCGCCGGCGTCCGGAGCGGTCGACGACGCGGGCAAGGACGGCGCGCGGATCACCTCGCTCACCCTGCCGTGGCGCTCCCCCGCGCCGGACGGCAGCGCTTCGTCCCCCGCCGCGGATCCGGCGGGCACATCGGGGCTCCCCCTCGACGACCCCACCAAGGACTCGGGGATCGTCGCCACTTTCGCCGTCACCAACACGGGTACGCGGAGCCTGACGTACTCGGTGGCCGTCACGTTCATGAGCGGCGACGGCGGGGCGATGGCCGGGGGAACCGCGACCGTGCGCGACGTCGGTCCGGGAAAGACCGTGAACGGCTCGGTGCGGGCCGGGCATCTGCCGCCCTCCACACCGCGGATCACCCGGGCCAAGGTCTCCCGGGTGACCAAGGTCCCCGCGGGCGAGGCGCCGGCGGCGCCCGGCGCGTGCCCCGCCTCCGGCATCCGGGTCAGCTCCGACGAGGGCGACGCGGCCATGGGGCTGCGCATCGTCGGCCTGCATCTCGACAACTGCGGGACCCGCGACTACACCGTCGAGGGCTATCCGCTCCTGGAGCTCCTGGACGGCGATCTCAAGGCCGTCGACGGCATCACGATCCTGCGCGGCAGCGGCGGGATCACCACCGGTGCCGGGCCGGACGAGAGGCCCCGGCGGGTCACGCTCAAGCCCGGCGAGTCGGCGATCTCCTCGTTGGTGTGGCGCAACACCACCGAGGCCGGCACCCCCGTGAACGTGCCCTATGTGCGGGTCCGCGCCAAGACGGGGGCCGGCCCGGTCGTGGTGACCCCGGATCTCGACCTCGGCACCACAGGGCAGCTCGGCGTGAAGCCGTGGACCAGGGCGAAGCCGGCGGGCGCGGGGGCCGGCCGGCCGTGA
- a CDS encoding PRC and DUF2382 domain-containing protein codes for MSTGDMFNRPEGLKGLVAYDPEGEKIGGVEQVYLADDSGRPEWVTVKTGLFGTKESFVPLAGARQDSEALHVAYPKSLVKDAPRMDAEEHLDVDAERELYRHYGVDGHGTRTPGPGGAAGSVDVPGNATGTDVHGRYAEDGESIVRSEERLRVGTENEQVGRARLRKVVVTEDVSTTVPVSHEEVRVVREPIREGDRARADIGEAETEVTLHAERPVVRKEAVPVERVRLETEKVTEQQEVSDTVRKEQIQYDDATRKDERRRGDGRGDRGRR; via the coding sequence ATGAGCACTGGTGACATGTTCAACCGCCCGGAGGGGCTCAAGGGCCTGGTGGCCTACGACCCCGAAGGAGAGAAGATCGGCGGTGTCGAACAGGTCTACCTCGCCGACGACTCGGGCCGCCCGGAATGGGTGACGGTCAAGACGGGTCTGTTCGGCACCAAGGAGTCCTTCGTACCGCTGGCGGGCGCCCGCCAGGACAGCGAGGCTCTGCATGTCGCGTACCCCAAGAGCCTGGTCAAGGACGCCCCGCGCATGGACGCCGAGGAGCACCTGGACGTGGACGCGGAGCGTGAGCTCTACCGCCACTACGGCGTCGACGGCCACGGCACGCGCACGCCGGGCCCCGGCGGGGCCGCCGGAAGCGTCGACGTACCCGGGAACGCGACCGGCACCGACGTCCACGGCCGGTACGCCGAGGACGGGGAGTCCATCGTCCGCTCCGAGGAGCGGCTGCGCGTCGGCACCGAGAACGAGCAGGTGGGCCGTGCGCGGTTGCGCAAGGTCGTGGTGACCGAGGACGTGTCGACGACCGTTCCGGTCAGCCACGAGGAGGTCCGGGTCGTGCGCGAGCCGATCCGCGAGGGCGACCGGGCGCGTGCCGACATCGGCGAGGCGGAGACGGAAGTCACGCTCCACGCCGAGCGGCCCGTGGTGCGCAAGGAAGCCGTTCCGGTCGAGCGGGTGCGCCTGGAGACGGAGAAGGTCACCGAGCAGCAAGAGGTGAGCGACACCGTCCGCAAGGAGCAGATCCAGTACGACGACGCGACCCGCAAGGACGAGCGCCGTCGCGGTGACGGGCGGGGCGACAGGGGTCGCCGCTGA
- a CDS encoding phenylacetate--CoA ligase family protein, with product MFGTALSQLRYGMAILRNRRIRPQDLERIARDLVATLAEFGEPGADSALLPGQSGQAAQIDPDVRLTVTRRSLRATARAAVRHTAYYQQVFGELGLSPDELDAQSFARVPVTPKKALRSMPTAFVSSAAVPALMALTTGTSGTPTAVWYSRAELDTTIALSTISAALGLGLRPRHTLAYAGCSRATLPLLNAAESATRVGASFVQFGTVDPSVALDRLAAPLGLPGKSPQITHLTASASYLAALVQLAESGGWRAADFGLESIGVGGEVLSTPLSERAEAVFGAPVSTSYLMTETLPSGATPCRAGHLHHTSEFGHMEVLDPLTWEPTPPGATGMIVHTPYVPYRECTLLLRYATGDLVRIPDAEPGCELAHMPATSAVLGRWSGPRSAELPTRALLDLIEAEPQVPLPARYTLTEEPGGGVHLHLLVRALPAAGLLGRLEDRATAAGLPLAAIVLHDDRADLPPTAPLRADLREHTFESARTAGSRTGSGV from the coding sequence GTGTTCGGCACCGCCCTGAGTCAACTCCGCTACGGCATGGCGATCCTGCGCAACCGCCGGATCCGCCCGCAGGACCTGGAGCGGATCGCCCGTGACCTGGTCGCCACCCTCGCCGAGTTCGGTGAACCCGGGGCGGATTCGGCGCTCCTGCCGGGCCAGTCCGGCCAGGCCGCGCAGATCGACCCCGACGTCCGTCTCACCGTCACCCGGCGCAGCCTGCGCGCCACCGCCCGCGCCGCCGTCCGGCACACCGCGTACTACCAACAGGTGTTCGGCGAACTCGGGCTGAGCCCCGATGAGTTGGACGCTCAATCCTTCGCCCGTGTACCGGTCACGCCCAAGAAGGCGCTGCGGTCCATGCCGACCGCGTTCGTCTCGTCCGCGGCCGTCCCCGCCCTGATGGCCCTGACCACCGGCACCAGCGGCACACCCACCGCGGTCTGGTACTCGCGCGCCGAACTCGACACCACCATCGCGCTCAGCACGATCTCGGCGGCCCTCGGCCTCGGCCTGCGCCCCCGTCACACCCTCGCCTACGCGGGCTGCTCGCGTGCCACCCTGCCCCTGCTCAACGCGGCCGAGTCGGCGACCCGGGTCGGTGCCTCCTTCGTCCAGTTCGGCACGGTCGACCCCTCCGTCGCCCTCGACCGCCTCGCCGCGCCGCTCGGACTGCCCGGCAAGTCCCCGCAGATCACCCACCTCACGGCCTCGGCCTCCTACCTCGCGGCCCTCGTGCAACTCGCCGAGAGCGGCGGCTGGCGAGCCGCCGACTTCGGCCTGGAAAGCATCGGGGTCGGCGGCGAGGTGCTGTCCACACCGCTGAGCGAGAGGGCCGAGGCGGTTTTCGGCGCGCCCGTCTCCACCTCGTACCTGATGACCGAGACCCTGCCGTCAGGAGCCACCCCCTGTAGGGCCGGACACCTGCACCACACCAGCGAGTTCGGCCACATGGAGGTGCTCGACCCCCTCACCTGGGAGCCGACACCGCCCGGCGCGACGGGCATGATCGTGCACACCCCGTACGTCCCCTACCGCGAATGCACCCTTCTCCTTCGCTACGCCACCGGGGACCTCGTCCGCATCCCCGACGCCGAGCCCGGCTGCGAACTGGCCCACATGCCCGCCACGTCGGCGGTCCTGGGCCGCTGGAGCGGGCCGCGCAGCGCCGAACTGCCCACCCGGGCCCTGCTCGACCTGATCGAGGCGGAGCCGCAGGTGCCGCTGCCCGCCCGGTACACCCTCACCGAGGAGCCGGGCGGCGGCGTCCATCTGCACCTTCTCGTGCGGGCCCTGCCCGCGGCCGGTCTGCTCGGCCGGCTGGAGGACCGCGCCACCGCCGCAGGGCTGCCGCTGGCCGCCATCGTCCTGCACGACGACCGCGCCGACCTTCCGCCCACCGCACCGCTCCGCGCCGACCTGCGCGAGCACACCTTCGAGTCGGCCCGCACGGCCGGCTCCCGGACCGGGAGCGGCGTATGA